One Chlamydiota bacterium DNA window includes the following coding sequences:
- a CDS encoding LptE family protein, producing the protein MIKPKIFVSFTLLTALVLGGCGYRVGSILPSNLKTIVIPTFKNLTPEPGIEMSLTNQIINQFQIDGTLRVVEEEDADVRLEGEFLEYRREPLRFTGKDFKDVSEYRLRLITKISLIDLKTGQPLWKDRRVEGEATYFIAGSFREVERTAVGSLTEQEKSQLPTLEEDLSHHVVEAVVEGW; encoded by the coding sequence TTGATTAAACCAAAAATTTTCGTATCTTTTACACTTCTTACAGCCTTGGTTTTAGGGGGTTGCGGTTATCGTGTGGGTTCGATTTTGCCTTCCAATTTGAAAACAATTGTGATTCCAACCTTCAAAAATCTCACACCTGAACCTGGAATAGAGATGAGCCTAACCAACCAAATTATTAATCAATTTCAAATTGATGGAACCCTTCGAGTGGTGGAAGAGGAAGATGCGGATGTACGCTTAGAGGGCGAATTTTTGGAGTATCGCAGGGAACCCTTAAGATTTACAGGAAAAGATTTTAAGGATGTGAGTGAGTATCGGTTGCGGCTCATTACAAAAATTAGTTTGATTGATTTAAAAACGGGTCAGCCCCTCTGGAAAGATCGAAGAGTGGAAGGGGAGGCCACCTATTTTATTGCCGGCAGTTTTAGAGAAGTAGAAAGAACCGCTGTGGGTAGTCTCACCGAACAAGAAAAAAGTCAACTTCCTACCTTAGAAGAAGATCTCTCCCATCATGTTGTCGAGGCCGTGGTTGAAGGATGGTAA
- the bamD gene encoding outer membrane protein assembly factor BamD translates to MKMNHQPRLLEKIRVRFCSFPRLLCVTVLAFSFLLSSLVTSSQAVWIWDPKTGNWYNPKYAVKGSSKAQFQHAESFEKKGDWERAAKEYKKLVKAYPTSSWATMALVREAENYQKAGFYYEAYQADQLLIEKYPSYPDIEKIVEEEYKIGSLFLSGKKRKLKLIKLALFPSMDIAIEIFKKVVENFPFGNLADQAQFGIGRAYEKQKKYPEAMEAYKTLLKNHNKSSLRDEAKYRMGLCAYKQSRGASYDQAATDKALELFKEFLREYPESRRTEEVKAKIQELNTRKAQGLLQIAAYYNKVGDKKSAKVYYQQLLETFPDMEEGKTAKKRIEALGAKESPSPEIS, encoded by the coding sequence AGATTATTGGAAAAAATACGAGTAAGGTTTTGCTCCTTTCCTCGCCTTCTTTGCGTAACCGTTTTAGCCTTCTCTTTTCTTCTTTCCTCTCTTGTGACCTCGAGTCAGGCGGTTTGGATTTGGGATCCAAAGACAGGAAATTGGTATAATCCAAAATATGCCGTGAAGGGTTCTTCAAAGGCACAATTTCAGCATGCAGAAAGTTTTGAGAAAAAGGGCGATTGGGAACGGGCTGCAAAAGAGTATAAGAAATTGGTTAAGGCCTATCCAACCAGTTCTTGGGCCACGATGGCTTTGGTGCGTGAAGCGGAGAATTATCAGAAGGCAGGATTTTATTATGAAGCGTATCAAGCCGATCAACTGTTGATAGAAAAGTATCCTTCATACCCAGATATTGAAAAAATTGTTGAAGAGGAATATAAAATTGGAAGTCTTTTCTTGTCTGGAAAGAAAAGGAAGTTAAAGCTTATCAAGCTGGCCTTATTTCCCTCCATGGACATTGCCATTGAAATTTTCAAGAAGGTTGTAGAAAATTTTCCCTTTGGAAATTTGGCAGATCAAGCCCAGTTTGGAATAGGTCGTGCTTATGAAAAACAAAAGAAATATCCAGAAGCGATGGAGGCTTATAAAACGCTTTTAAAAAATCATAACAAAAGTAGTTTGCGTGATGAGGCGAAGTATCGAATGGGGCTTTGTGCTTATAAGCAATCCCGCGGTGCTTCTTATGATCAGGCTGCAACGGACAAGGCCCTTGAACTTTTTAAGGAATTTTTGAGAGAATATCCTGAAAGCCGCCGTACTGAAGAAGTGAAAGCCAAGATTCAAGAATTGAATACGCGTAAGGCCCAAGGGCTTTTACAAATTGCTGCTTATTACAACAAGGTTGGAGATAAAAAGTCTGCGAAGGTTTATTATCAACAGCTTTTGGAAACTTTTCCAGACATGGAAGAGGGAAAAACTGCAAAAAAGAGAATAGAGGCGTTGGGGGCTAAAGAATCTCCTTCCCCTGAAATTTCATAA